From a region of the Daphnia magna isolate NIES linkage group LG1, ASM2063170v1.1, whole genome shotgun sequence genome:
- the LOC116922861 gene encoding transmembrane emp24 domain-containing protein eca, producing the protein MQFLGISLIFVIYLSCVSGLYFHIAETERKCFIEEIPDETMVIGNYKVQLYDPRTGGFMPSSPGIGMHVEVKDPDDKVVLSRVYSSEGRFTFTSHTPGEHIICLYSNSTKWFSGTQLRVHLDIHVGEQTMDYAGIAQKEKLTELQLRVRQLLAQVDQINKEQNYQRIREERFRQTSESTNQRVLWWSLTQTAILLVMGAWQMRHLKKFFEAKKLV; encoded by the exons ATGCAGTTCCTTGgcatttcgttaattttcgTTATATATTTATCATGTGTATCTGGTCTTTACTTTCATATAGCGGAAAcggaaagaaaatgtttcatcGAGGAAATTCCAGATGAAACTATGGTGATTG GCAATTATAAGGTGCAGTTGTATGATCCTCGTACTGGTGGGTTTATGCCATCAAGCCCTGGGATTGGAATGCATGTCGAGGTTAAAGATCCTGATGACAAAGTTGTCTTGTCTAGG GTGTACAGCTCAGAAGGAAGATTTACTTTCACATCCCACACCCCTGGAGAACATATCATTTGTTTATATTCAAACAGCACCAAATGGTTTTCTGGCACTCAGTTG AGAGTCCATTTAGATATTCATGTTGGAGAACAAACCATGGACTATGCTGGCATTGCACAGAAGGAAAAGTTAACAGAGCTTCAACTACGTGTGCGTCAATTGCTGGCCCAAGTAGATCAGATCAATAAAGAGCAAAACTACCAACGT ATTCGTGAGGAGCGATTCCGACAGACAAGCGAGAGCACTAATCAACGAGTTCTTTGGTGGTCGTTGACACAAACGGCCATTCTCTTGGTGATGGGCGCTTGGCAAATGAGACATCTCAAGAAATTCTTCGAAGCCAAGAAACTCGTTTAG
- the LOC116930547 gene encoding translational regulator orb2 isoform X1 encodes MSSSLLSSLSPSPSAGLWSSSTSSSCSSSAESGYHPLSPHSPPSPSQQRRPITGSHHLSPSLTTTTTTSTPRSGPSSPSNFLLPGVINANKSPASSTFSSPWSSGSGGPPSPTNCTSHLSPSSSGLWNRGRSAPNLAGGVAGSGGGGGGVGVSGSCGGVPNNPFGHGLNSAFAPFSQSAGSPWASLGVSTTPVSRKGLNNHHTYGMAGSMTNPTAAAAGYMANGQNGFGGSRFRRSTSYPGKNNVFGSTQFHMAPPTLEVTNIDENSDYMYQDPHGSITPSPLDNMRGLEYYLHDMMHNTVSDGQDQQSKAGKYYSALDGTDVNYGGEDNGMGLTMGLGGMAGLDCFGMNGGNYLPSLSIHSQPHCLPSPSRISPRSPVSTSGSESGERYSRKVFVGGLPPDIDEEEINASFRRFGSLVVDWPHKAESKSYFPPKGYAFLLFQEENSVQQLIETCMQEEDKLYLCVSSPTIKDKPVQIRPWKLSDADFVLDASLPLDPRKTVFVGGVPRPLKAVELALIMDRLYGGVCYAGIDIDPELKYPKGAGRVAFSNQQSYIAAISARFVQLQHGDIDKRVEVKPYVLDDQFCDECQGSRSAGRFAPFFCANVTCLQYYCEHCWAMVHSRPGREFHKPLVKEGADRPRTVHFRW; translated from the exons ATGAGTTCTTCGCTGCTCTCCAGCCTTAGTCCGTCTCCTTCAGCTGGACTATGGTCATCGTCGACGTCTAGCAGTTGTAGCAGTAGTGCCGAATCGGGCTATCATCCTTTATCTCCGCATTCGCCTCCAAGTCCGAGCCAACAGCGGCGGCCTATAACGGGCTCTCATCATCTCAGTCCGAGtctgacgacgacgacgacgacgtcgACACCCCGTTCAGGGCCAAGCTCGCCATCCAATTTCCTCCTACCTGGAGTCATCAACGCCAACAAATCGCCGGCGTCCTCGACCTTCTCTTCGCCCTGGTCGAGCGGAAGTGGTGGACCACCGAGCCCAACCAATTGCACTTCTCATTTGAGTCCGTCTTCGTCTGGACTGTGGAATCGCGGTCGTTCGGCTCCCAACTTGGCCGGCGGTGTGGCCGGTAGTGGCGGAGGAGGTGGTGGTGTTGGTGTCAGTGGTAGTTGTGGTGGAGTTCCGAACAATCCGTTCGGTCATGGACTGAATTCGGCTTTCGCCCCATTTTCCCAATCTGCTGGTTCACCATGGGCCAGTTTGGGTGTTTCGACTACTCCGGTGAGCCGCAAAGGCCTTAATAATCACCATACGTATGGCATGGCTGGTTCGATGACCAATCCGACAGCTGCTGCAGCCGGTTATATGGCCAATGGCCAGAACGGCTTCGGTGGAAGTCGGTTTCGTCGCAGCACGTCCTACCCAGGAAAGAACAACGTCTTTGGCTCCACACAGTTCCATATGGCTCCGCCTACCTTGGAAGTAACCAACATCGACGAGAACAGCGACTATATGTATCAG GACCCTCACGGATCGATCACGCCGAGTCCGTTGGATAATATGCGTGGACTGGAATACTACCTGCACGATATGATGCATAACACAGTCAGTGACGGACAGGACCAACAATCCAAAG caGGAAAGTACTATTCGGCATTGGATGGGACGGATGTGAATTACGGAGGCGAGGACAACGGCATGGGACTGACCATGGGACTTGGAGGAATGGCTGGATTGG ATTGCTTCGGGATGAATGGTGGTAACTACCTGCCATCTCTGTCTATTCATTCGCAACCGCACTGTCTACCCTCTCCATCGCGTATATCTCCGAGGAGTCCCGTTTCGACCTCTGGATCTGAATCTGGAGAGCGCTATTCGCGAAAAGTCTTTGTTGGTGGTCTCCCCCCCGACATTGATGAAG AGGAAATCAATGCCAGTTTTCGTCGTTTTGGGTCGTTGGTGGTCGACTGGCCTCACAAAGCTGAAAGTAAATCTTACTTTCCTCCAAAAGGCTACGCGTTTCTCTTGTTTCAG GAAGAAAACTCTGTTCAGCAGTTGATTGAAACTTGTATGCAAGAAGAAGATAAATTGTATCTTTGCGTTTCGTCACCGACAATCAAG GATAAGCCAGTACAAATAAGGCCGTGGAAATTGTCTGACGCCGACTTCGTTCTAGATGCTTCTCTGCCGCTAGACCCACGCAAAACAGTCTTTGTTGGCGGAGTACCACGTCCATTGAAAGCTG TCGAACTCGCTCTAATTATGGATCGACTCTACGGAGGCGTTTGCTATGCTGGAATCGACATAGATCCCGAACTGAAGTATCCTAAGGGAGCGGGACGTGTAGCGTTCAGTAATCAGCAGTCGTATATCGCCGCAATTAGTGCGAGATTTGTGCAGTTGCAACACGGAGACATCGACAAACGA GTTGAAGTTAAACCATACGTTCTGGACGATCAATTCTGCGATGAGTGCCAAGGAAGCCGCTCAGCTGGAAGGTTCGCCCCTTTCTTCTGTGCCAACGTTACATGTCTTCAG TACTATTGTGAGCATTGCTGGGCCATGGTTCATTCTCGCCCAGGCAGAGAGTTTCACAAGCCACTCGTCAAGGAAGGAGCCGATCGACCTCGAACCGTTCACTTTCGTTGGTGA
- the LOC116930547 gene encoding translational regulator orb2 isoform X3, which translates to MSSSLLSSLSPSPSAGLWSSSTSSSCSSSAESGYHPLSPHSPPSPSQQRRPITGSHHLSPSLTTTTTTSTPRSGPSSPSNFLLPGVINANKSPASSTFSSPWSSGSGGPPSPTNCTSHLSPSSSGLWNRGRSAPNLAGGVAGSGGGGGGVGVSGSCGGVPNNPFGHGLNSAFAPFSQSAGSPWASLGVSTTPVSRKGLNNHHTYGMAGSMTNPTAAAAGYMANGQNGFGGSRFRRSTSYPGKNNVFGSTQFHMAPPTLEVTNIDENSDYMYQDPHGSITPSPLDNMRGLEYYLHDMMHNTVSDGQDQQSKDCFGMNGGNYLPSLSIHSQPHCLPSPSRISPRSPVSTSGSESGERYSRKVFVGGLPPDIDEEEINASFRRFGSLVVDWPHKAESKSYFPPKGYAFLLFQEENSVQQLIETCMQEEDKLYLCVSSPTIKDKPVQIRPWKLSDADFVLDASLPLDPRKTVFVGGVPRPLKAVELALIMDRLYGGVCYAGIDIDPELKYPKGAGRVAFSNQQSYIAAISARFVQLQHGDIDKRVEVKPYVLDDQFCDECQGSRSAGRFAPFFCANVTCLQYYCEHCWAMVHSRPGREFHKPLVKEGADRPRTVHFRW; encoded by the exons ATGAGTTCTTCGCTGCTCTCCAGCCTTAGTCCGTCTCCTTCAGCTGGACTATGGTCATCGTCGACGTCTAGCAGTTGTAGCAGTAGTGCCGAATCGGGCTATCATCCTTTATCTCCGCATTCGCCTCCAAGTCCGAGCCAACAGCGGCGGCCTATAACGGGCTCTCATCATCTCAGTCCGAGtctgacgacgacgacgacgacgtcgACACCCCGTTCAGGGCCAAGCTCGCCATCCAATTTCCTCCTACCTGGAGTCATCAACGCCAACAAATCGCCGGCGTCCTCGACCTTCTCTTCGCCCTGGTCGAGCGGAAGTGGTGGACCACCGAGCCCAACCAATTGCACTTCTCATTTGAGTCCGTCTTCGTCTGGACTGTGGAATCGCGGTCGTTCGGCTCCCAACTTGGCCGGCGGTGTGGCCGGTAGTGGCGGAGGAGGTGGTGGTGTTGGTGTCAGTGGTAGTTGTGGTGGAGTTCCGAACAATCCGTTCGGTCATGGACTGAATTCGGCTTTCGCCCCATTTTCCCAATCTGCTGGTTCACCATGGGCCAGTTTGGGTGTTTCGACTACTCCGGTGAGCCGCAAAGGCCTTAATAATCACCATACGTATGGCATGGCTGGTTCGATGACCAATCCGACAGCTGCTGCAGCCGGTTATATGGCCAATGGCCAGAACGGCTTCGGTGGAAGTCGGTTTCGTCGCAGCACGTCCTACCCAGGAAAGAACAACGTCTTTGGCTCCACACAGTTCCATATGGCTCCGCCTACCTTGGAAGTAACCAACATCGACGAGAACAGCGACTATATGTATCAG GACCCTCACGGATCGATCACGCCGAGTCCGTTGGATAATATGCGTGGACTGGAATACTACCTGCACGATATGATGCATAACACAGTCAGTGACGGACAGGACCAACAATCCAAAG ATTGCTTCGGGATGAATGGTGGTAACTACCTGCCATCTCTGTCTATTCATTCGCAACCGCACTGTCTACCCTCTCCATCGCGTATATCTCCGAGGAGTCCCGTTTCGACCTCTGGATCTGAATCTGGAGAGCGCTATTCGCGAAAAGTCTTTGTTGGTGGTCTCCCCCCCGACATTGATGAAG AGGAAATCAATGCCAGTTTTCGTCGTTTTGGGTCGTTGGTGGTCGACTGGCCTCACAAAGCTGAAAGTAAATCTTACTTTCCTCCAAAAGGCTACGCGTTTCTCTTGTTTCAG GAAGAAAACTCTGTTCAGCAGTTGATTGAAACTTGTATGCAAGAAGAAGATAAATTGTATCTTTGCGTTTCGTCACCGACAATCAAG GATAAGCCAGTACAAATAAGGCCGTGGAAATTGTCTGACGCCGACTTCGTTCTAGATGCTTCTCTGCCGCTAGACCCACGCAAAACAGTCTTTGTTGGCGGAGTACCACGTCCATTGAAAGCTG TCGAACTCGCTCTAATTATGGATCGACTCTACGGAGGCGTTTGCTATGCTGGAATCGACATAGATCCCGAACTGAAGTATCCTAAGGGAGCGGGACGTGTAGCGTTCAGTAATCAGCAGTCGTATATCGCCGCAATTAGTGCGAGATTTGTGCAGTTGCAACACGGAGACATCGACAAACGA GTTGAAGTTAAACCATACGTTCTGGACGATCAATTCTGCGATGAGTGCCAAGGAAGCCGCTCAGCTGGAAGGTTCGCCCCTTTCTTCTGTGCCAACGTTACATGTCTTCAG TACTATTGTGAGCATTGCTGGGCCATGGTTCATTCTCGCCCAGGCAGAGAGTTTCACAAGCCACTCGTCAAGGAAGGAGCCGATCGACCTCGAACCGTTCACTTTCGTTGGTGA
- the LOC116930547 gene encoding cytoplasmic polyadenylation element-binding protein 2 isoform X2, protein MSSSLLSSLSPSPSAGLWSSSTSSSCSSSAESGYHPLSPHSPPSPSQQRRPITGSHHLSPSLTTTTTTSTPRSGPSSPSNFLLPGVINANKSPASSTFSSPWSSGSGGPPSPTNCTSHLSPSSSGLWNRGRSAPNLAGGVAGSGGGGGGVGVSGSCGGVPNNPFGHGLNSAFAPFSQSAGSPWASLGVSTTPVSRKGLNNHHTYGMAGSMTNPTAAAAGYMANGQNGFGGSRFRRSTSYPGKNNVFGSTQFHMAPPTLEVTNIDENSDYMYQDPHGSITPSPLDNMRGLEYYLHDMMHNTVSDGQDQQSKGKYYSALDGTDVNYGGEDNGMGLTMGLGGMAGLDCFGMNGGNYLPSLSIHSQPHCLPSPSRISPRSPVSTSGSESGERYSRKVFVGGLPPDIDEEEINASFRRFGSLVVDWPHKAESKSYFPPKGYAFLLFQEENSVQQLIETCMQEEDKLYLCVSSPTIKDKPVQIRPWKLSDADFVLDASLPLDPRKTVFVGGVPRPLKAVELALIMDRLYGGVCYAGIDIDPELKYPKGAGRVAFSNQQSYIAAISARFVQLQHGDIDKRVEVKPYVLDDQFCDECQGSRSAGRFAPFFCANVTCLQYYCEHCWAMVHSRPGREFHKPLVKEGADRPRTVHFRW, encoded by the exons ATGAGTTCTTCGCTGCTCTCCAGCCTTAGTCCGTCTCCTTCAGCTGGACTATGGTCATCGTCGACGTCTAGCAGTTGTAGCAGTAGTGCCGAATCGGGCTATCATCCTTTATCTCCGCATTCGCCTCCAAGTCCGAGCCAACAGCGGCGGCCTATAACGGGCTCTCATCATCTCAGTCCGAGtctgacgacgacgacgacgacgtcgACACCCCGTTCAGGGCCAAGCTCGCCATCCAATTTCCTCCTACCTGGAGTCATCAACGCCAACAAATCGCCGGCGTCCTCGACCTTCTCTTCGCCCTGGTCGAGCGGAAGTGGTGGACCACCGAGCCCAACCAATTGCACTTCTCATTTGAGTCCGTCTTCGTCTGGACTGTGGAATCGCGGTCGTTCGGCTCCCAACTTGGCCGGCGGTGTGGCCGGTAGTGGCGGAGGAGGTGGTGGTGTTGGTGTCAGTGGTAGTTGTGGTGGAGTTCCGAACAATCCGTTCGGTCATGGACTGAATTCGGCTTTCGCCCCATTTTCCCAATCTGCTGGTTCACCATGGGCCAGTTTGGGTGTTTCGACTACTCCGGTGAGCCGCAAAGGCCTTAATAATCACCATACGTATGGCATGGCTGGTTCGATGACCAATCCGACAGCTGCTGCAGCCGGTTATATGGCCAATGGCCAGAACGGCTTCGGTGGAAGTCGGTTTCGTCGCAGCACGTCCTACCCAGGAAAGAACAACGTCTTTGGCTCCACACAGTTCCATATGGCTCCGCCTACCTTGGAAGTAACCAACATCGACGAGAACAGCGACTATATGTATCAG GACCCTCACGGATCGATCACGCCGAGTCCGTTGGATAATATGCGTGGACTGGAATACTACCTGCACGATATGATGCATAACACAGTCAGTGACGGACAGGACCAACAATCCAAAG GAAAGTACTATTCGGCATTGGATGGGACGGATGTGAATTACGGAGGCGAGGACAACGGCATGGGACTGACCATGGGACTTGGAGGAATGGCTGGATTGG ATTGCTTCGGGATGAATGGTGGTAACTACCTGCCATCTCTGTCTATTCATTCGCAACCGCACTGTCTACCCTCTCCATCGCGTATATCTCCGAGGAGTCCCGTTTCGACCTCTGGATCTGAATCTGGAGAGCGCTATTCGCGAAAAGTCTTTGTTGGTGGTCTCCCCCCCGACATTGATGAAG AGGAAATCAATGCCAGTTTTCGTCGTTTTGGGTCGTTGGTGGTCGACTGGCCTCACAAAGCTGAAAGTAAATCTTACTTTCCTCCAAAAGGCTACGCGTTTCTCTTGTTTCAG GAAGAAAACTCTGTTCAGCAGTTGATTGAAACTTGTATGCAAGAAGAAGATAAATTGTATCTTTGCGTTTCGTCACCGACAATCAAG GATAAGCCAGTACAAATAAGGCCGTGGAAATTGTCTGACGCCGACTTCGTTCTAGATGCTTCTCTGCCGCTAGACCCACGCAAAACAGTCTTTGTTGGCGGAGTACCACGTCCATTGAAAGCTG TCGAACTCGCTCTAATTATGGATCGACTCTACGGAGGCGTTTGCTATGCTGGAATCGACATAGATCCCGAACTGAAGTATCCTAAGGGAGCGGGACGTGTAGCGTTCAGTAATCAGCAGTCGTATATCGCCGCAATTAGTGCGAGATTTGTGCAGTTGCAACACGGAGACATCGACAAACGA GTTGAAGTTAAACCATACGTTCTGGACGATCAATTCTGCGATGAGTGCCAAGGAAGCCGCTCAGCTGGAAGGTTCGCCCCTTTCTTCTGTGCCAACGTTACATGTCTTCAG TACTATTGTGAGCATTGCTGGGCCATGGTTCATTCTCGCCCAGGCAGAGAGTTTCACAAGCCACTCGTCAAGGAAGGAGCCGATCGACCTCGAACCGTTCACTTTCGTTGGTGA
- the LOC116932062 gene encoding transmembrane protein 256 homolog — translation MDAVEATKNFFGSYVQSAIGIFSSSTGNVNPSTKVEQELIRLAQLKADLAVNEMQKMARVAHPVLKLAGISGAAAVILGAYGAHAFLKKESVSSEFKQVFETANKYHFLHTLALMGVPLCRRPQLTGTLLVLGTLIFSGTCYYYALTEERWIRKYTPYGGFLLIFGWLSMAL, via the exons ATGGATGCTGTCGAAGCTACGAAGAACTTCTTTGGCTCTTACGTTCAAAGTGcgattggaattttttccaGCTCG ACTGGAAACGTAAACCCATCGACAAAAGTTGAACAAGAACTCATTCGCTTGGCTCAATTGAAGGCGGATTTAGCAGTGAATGAAATGCAGAAAATGGCACGAGTGGCGCATCCCGTGTTGAAACTAGCCGGTATTTCAGGAGCAGCTGCGGTGATATTAGGGGCATATGGTGCTCATG cttttttaaaaaaagaaagtgttTCTAGTGAGTTTAAACAAGTATTCGAGACAGCCAACAAATACCATTTTCTACATACACTTGCACTTATGGGTGTCCCTCTTTGTCGACGGCCTCAGCTG ACTGGTACACTCTTGGTACTTGGGACATTGATATTTTCTGGCACGTGCTATTATTATGCCCTTACTGAAGAACGTTGGATTCGGAAGTACACACCTTATGGAGGATTTTTGCTTATATTTGGATGGCTGTCAATGGCTCTGTAA